The Bacteroidota bacterium genome contains a region encoding:
- a CDS encoding RelA/SpoT family protein gives MDQAKIDQAAHEKAEILKRYRQLLKACKSTLEKGDKELIRKAFDMALEAHKDMRRKSGEPYIYHPLAVAKIAAEEIGLGTTSVVCALLHDVVEDTYITLPTIKKQFGAKVASIIDGLTKISASVFNEQTNSLQAENFRKMLLTLGDDVRVIILKLADRLHNMRTLESMSRNTQLKIASETLYIYAPLAHRLGLYAMKTELEDLSIKFTESNQYKLVAAKLSETKQERNRFIKKFIEDLDHKLQTLGLKYEIIGRPKSIFSIMKKMQKQQIPFEEVYDLFAIRIIVDSPLEREKADCFQIYGLLTDNYTLNPARYRDWITHPKSNGYESLHTTVLSHDGKWVEVQIRTSRMDDIAEKGYAAHWKYKEAGVKTDSGLEDWLAKVRETLENPEASALDFIDDFQLNFMGEEVFVFTPKGSLKKLSQNATALDFAFDIHSDVGNHCIGAKVNNKLVPLSYKLQNGDTIEILTSQKQKPNEDWLNFVVTGKARSRIKYYLKEEIHKVAEEGEESIKRRFRNSGIEMTHDDIEKLVKHFDLKSSLDFFYLVGKGSIDKTTLNLKETLAEKPRQTTDNKSQDKAREIALKAKQKDLVRPDTIIIGDDDTDLDYSLSTCCAPIPGDDIFAFVTVGDGIKIHRTNCKNSPKMMSTYGYRVLKARWSKGGAVSEKSFLTNISIVGTDSVGIVQGITDIISKQMQVNMKSISIDTVDGRFEGSISLYIYDTNHLDDIIQKISEVDGIYQVIRNS, from the coding sequence ATGGACCAAGCAAAAATAGATCAGGCCGCACACGAGAAAGCGGAGATATTAAAAAGGTACAGGCAATTACTGAAAGCTTGTAAATCGACCTTAGAAAAAGGCGACAAGGAACTCATCCGCAAAGCATTTGACATGGCTCTGGAGGCACACAAAGATATGAGACGCAAGAGCGGTGAGCCTTATATATACCATCCGCTCGCCGTTGCCAAAATTGCTGCCGAAGAAATTGGATTAGGCACTACCAGTGTGGTTTGTGCTCTGTTGCATGATGTTGTCGAAGATACTTATATAACTTTGCCTACCATCAAAAAGCAATTTGGTGCCAAGGTAGCAAGTATTATAGATGGGCTCACCAAAATTTCAGCATCGGTTTTCAATGAACAAACCAATAGTTTGCAAGCGGAGAACTTCCGCAAAATGCTGCTCACCTTGGGCGATGACGTGCGTGTTATTATATTAAAACTTGCTGACCGATTGCATAATATGCGAACGCTGGAGAGCATGAGTCGTAATACGCAACTTAAAATTGCCAGCGAAACATTATATATATATGCACCACTTGCCCATAGGCTTGGACTATATGCCATGAAAACGGAGCTTGAGGATTTGTCAATCAAATTCACCGAGAGTAATCAGTATAAACTGGTAGCTGCCAAGCTCTCTGAAACCAAGCAAGAACGCAATAGGTTCATCAAAAAATTTATTGAAGATTTGGATCATAAACTTCAAACTTTGGGCTTAAAGTACGAGATAATTGGTAGGCCAAAAAGTATATTTAGCATCATGAAAAAGATGCAAAAACAACAAATACCTTTTGAAGAAGTATATGATTTATTTGCCATTCGTATCATTGTGGATTCTCCGCTTGAAAGGGAAAAGGCTGATTGTTTTCAAATATATGGATTGCTTACCGACAATTATACTTTGAACCCTGCCAGATACCGTGATTGGATCACACATCCAAAATCGAACGGATATGAAAGTTTGCACACAACAGTTCTAAGTCATGATGGAAAATGGGTAGAGGTGCAAATACGTACATCCCGCATGGATGATATTGCCGAGAAGGGTTATGCAGCACACTGGAAATATAAAGAAGCAGGCGTGAAAACTGATAGTGGATTGGAAGATTGGCTTGCAAAAGTGCGAGAGACACTCGAGAATCCAGAAGCAAGTGCGTTGGATTTTATTGATGATTTCCAACTGAATTTTATGGGCGAAGAAGTATTTGTTTTTACGCCCAAAGGTTCTCTTAAAAAACTATCACAAAATGCTACAGCACTCGATTTTGCTTTTGATATCCATAGCGATGTGGGTAACCACTGTATAGGTGCTAAAGTGAATAATAAATTAGTGCCCTTAAGTTATAAATTACAGAATGGGGATACTATAGAAATACTCACTTCGCAAAAGCAAAAACCCAATGAAGACTGGCTCAATTTTGTGGTTACTGGCAAAGCTAGAAGTCGTATAAAATATTATTTGAAAGAGGAAATACATAAAGTGGCCGAGGAGGGCGAAGAGTCCATCAAACGAAGGTTTAGGAATAGTGGGATAGAAATGACACATGATGATATAGAAAAATTGGTAAAACATTTCGACCTGAAAAGTTCTCTAGATTTTTTCTATTTGGTCGGCAAAGGTTCTATTGATAAAACTACCTTGAATTTAAAAGAAACGCTTGCCGAAAAACCACGTCAAACTACCGATAATAAAAGCCAAGACAAGGCTCGAGAAATAGCATTGAAAGCCAAACAAAAAGATTTGGTGAGACCCGATACTATTATTATAGGTGATGATGATACTGACTTGGATTATTCACTTAGCACCTGTTGTGCACCCATTCCTGGCGATGATATATTTGCATTTGTAACCGTTGGTGATGGAATTAAAATTCACCGTACTAATTGTAAAAATTCTCCCAAAATGATGTCGACCTATGGGTATAGAGTGCTCAAAGCTCGTTGGTCGAAAGGCGGTGCGGTAAGCGAAAAATCATTCCTTACCAATATAAGTATTGTGGGAACAGACTCGGTGGGAATTGTGCAGGGAATCACAGATATTATATCCAAGCAAATGCAAGTGAATATGAAATCTATCAGTATTGATACCGTGGATGGACGATTTGAAGGAAGTATTTCATTATATATATATGATACCAATCATCTCGATGATATTATACAAAAAATATCGGAAGTGGATGGCATATATCAAGTAATTAGAAACAGCTAA
- a CDS encoding cation-translocating P-type ATPase, whose amino-acid sequence MQEELIVQGMHCQGCADSVRKELEKKGLEEVYVDFVSAKATFQNSKHIPLKSIIPSIQKLGYTASIIKQKSAWYNKVENLFLLTLPFTIILLSHMFVSIHLLHNPWFQLIICLPVLAAGIWVYGKSAWASVKGLSPNMNVLIMLGALASFIYSLVGLLIFDGDHNYIFFETTASIISFVMLGSYIEKRAVAQTTKNLDLLKASTPLKATKLLYDLLSGKEEQIEVDARQIKKGDTLMVVTGSQIPADGIIINGKAIVDESLLTGESPGMKKNLGDKVIGGSLLNEGWLKITATSNFSDSTLSRIVSEVEKASSQKPEIQLLADKISAVFVPAVCVISLITLLANHYIVDLSWGQSLMRAVAVLVISCPCALGLATPLAVVVGLGRAARKGIIVKAGLHLETLAKVNAIVFDKTGTLTSGKMKVSAFESFDFSERDAKNYIHFLETHSSHPIAQTIVRNYHHWRHHSIAFDKVEEVSGMGVKAFDHFANRYTLGSLELSIKPIKEPKVKWDIYLTLNETIVAAFNLEEELKPGALEMVQVLKQKGFETIILSGDSQIKCDNVAKKLGIDKVYARALPSKKADIIKKLAKTKTVAMIGDGINDTIAMAKANIGIAVGGAADLAREHANIVILKNEPDIIIDALTVGQNTYDAIKQNLWWALAYNTIAIPLAAMGYLSPLLAAWGMAFSDVVLVLNTLWKLGRRK is encoded by the coding sequence ATGCAAGAGGAGCTGATTGTACAAGGTATGCATTGTCAAGGCTGTGCAGATTCTGTACGCAAAGAGCTTGAGAAAAAAGGGCTAGAGGAAGTATATGTAGATTTTGTGAGTGCAAAAGCTACGTTTCAAAATTCTAAACACATTCCCTTAAAAAGTATTATACCTTCTATTCAGAAATTGGGTTACACTGCAAGCATTATAAAACAAAAATCTGCATGGTATAATAAAGTAGAAAACCTATTTCTGCTCACACTTCCCTTTACGATTATATTACTTTCTCACATGTTTGTGAGTATACATTTATTACACAATCCGTGGTTTCAACTTATTATTTGTTTGCCTGTTTTAGCTGCTGGAATTTGGGTATATGGAAAATCGGCATGGGCTAGTGTGAAAGGACTTTCACCGAATATGAATGTATTAATCATGTTGGGGGCTTTGGCATCATTTATATATAGTTTGGTGGGCCTATTAATTTTCGATGGCGACCACAATTATATATTTTTTGAAACCACTGCAAGTATTATATCATTTGTGATGCTGGGTTCTTATATAGAAAAAAGAGCAGTTGCTCAAACTACAAAAAATCTCGATTTATTGAAAGCCAGTACCCCACTTAAAGCCACCAAACTATTATATGATTTGCTGAGTGGCAAAGAGGAACAAATTGAAGTAGATGCCCGACAGATAAAGAAAGGAGACACCTTGATGGTAGTAACAGGCAGCCAAATTCCAGCAGATGGTATTATTATAAATGGCAAAGCTATCGTTGATGAAAGTTTGCTAACCGGTGAAAGTCCTGGTATGAAAAAGAACTTGGGCGATAAAGTAATTGGCGGAAGTTTATTAAATGAAGGTTGGCTCAAAATTACGGCGACCAGCAATTTTAGTGATAGTACACTTAGTAGAATTGTGAGTGAAGTAGAAAAAGCCAGCAGCCAAAAACCAGAAATACAATTATTGGCTGACAAGATAAGTGCCGTATTTGTTCCCGCAGTTTGTGTTATATCATTGATTACTTTATTAGCCAATCATTATATAGTAGATTTGAGTTGGGGACAAAGTTTGATGCGTGCAGTTGCGGTATTGGTTATATCATGTCCTTGTGCGTTAGGATTAGCTACACCCCTTGCGGTAGTAGTAGGTTTGGGCAGGGCTGCCCGCAAAGGAATTATAGTAAAAGCCGGATTACATTTGGAAACTTTGGCTAAAGTAAATGCGATTGTATTTGATAAAACAGGAACACTTACCAGTGGCAAAATGAAAGTGAGTGCATTTGAAAGTTTTGATTTTAGCGAACGTGATGCGAAGAATTATATACATTTTTTGGAGACGCATTCATCGCATCCCATTGCACAAACAATAGTGAGAAATTATCACCATTGGAGGCATCACAGTATTGCGTTTGATAAGGTAGAAGAAGTAAGCGGAATGGGCGTGAAAGCCTTTGACCACTTTGCCAATCGATATACATTGGGTAGTTTAGAATTGAGTATAAAACCCATTAAAGAACCCAAAGTAAAGTGGGATATATATTTAACCTTAAACGAAACTATTGTAGCTGCATTTAATTTAGAAGAAGAACTAAAACCCGGTGCTTTAGAAATGGTCCAAGTGCTCAAACAAAAAGGTTTTGAAACTATTATACTTAGTGGCGATTCGCAAATTAAATGTGATAACGTGGCAAAGAAATTAGGAATTGATAAAGTATATGCACGAGCATTGCCCAGTAAAAAAGCAGATATCATTAAGAAACTTGCTAAAACTAAAACAGTAGCCATGATAGGCGATGGCATTAATGATACTATTGCTATGGCCAAAGCAAATATAGGAATAGCGGTAGGCGGTGCAGCAGATTTAGCCCGTGAGCATGCCAATATTGTTATATTAAAAAACGAACCTGATATTATAATAGATGCATTAACTGTAGGACAAAATACTTATGATGCTATCAAACAAAATTTGTGGTGGGCATTGGCCTATAATACTATTGCTATTCCACTAGCAGCGATGGGTTATTTAAGCCCGCTACTTGCTGCATGGGGCATGGCTTTTAGCGATGTGGTGTTAGTATTGAATACGCTATGGAAATTGGGGAGGCGTAAGTGA